The following proteins are encoded in a genomic region of Elusimicrobiota bacterium:
- the glgP gene encoding alpha-glucan family phosphorylase: MVITDSYNDWQLPPRLSRLKDLAYNLWWSWHPEARALFKEIDLTLWAETHHNPVSLMRSVPPTRLEQLAADPGFLSRLDAVIAAFDRYMTTDQTWFAKNHPEMKGKNIGYFSAEFGVHNSLKIYSGGLGILAGDHCKSASDLGVPLVGVGFMYPEGYVVQKMSSDGWQQNVYESVNWDVSPVRPVFGPSGGRMLLDIPLGRGTIKVAVWKVQVGRVPLFLMDTNVDGNSPLDREISGRLYGGDRTMRLRQEIILGIGGVRVLRALGVHPAVFHANEGHSSFLFLELAREKVAGGTSLDEALRQVGENAVFTTHTPVEAGHDVFAEEMIAEYFSSYWPQLGVDRERFMDFARVPGHTGWNMTALSLKIAGRRNAVSRRHGQVSREMWKILWPSLPENEVPIAHVTNGVHLPTWVNQELGELYDRYLGADWRVRQDDQAVWSKVASIPDEVLWLQHNRNKSALLQLARARARARWMKEKHDPAQVLASGALLDHPALVIGFARRFASYKRATLILSDLPRLKKMLFDPWRPVQLVFAGKAHPADDGGKALIQQVYQLAKNPEFGGRIAFIEDYDMHVARYLVQGVDMWLNNPLAPLEACGTSGEKAGANGVPNFSVLDGWWEEGFNNGNGWPIGQAGGRGAGPEADKADAEDIYRTLEEKIVPLYYDRDEHGIPRGWVKVMKESIRSVASEYGADRMVKDYCNMLYAPKREAVGSH; encoded by the coding sequence ATGGTTATCACCGACTCCTACAACGACTGGCAGCTCCCTCCCCGGCTCTCCCGCCTCAAGGACCTGGCGTACAACCTCTGGTGGAGCTGGCACCCCGAAGCCCGCGCCCTGTTCAAAGAGATCGACCTCACTCTTTGGGCGGAGACGCACCATAACCCCGTCTCCCTGATGCGCAGCGTCCCCCCGACCCGCTTGGAGCAGCTGGCGGCTGATCCCGGGTTCCTGTCCCGCCTCGACGCGGTCATCGCCGCCTTCGACCGCTACATGACCACGGACCAGACCTGGTTCGCCAAGAACCACCCCGAGATGAAGGGCAAGAACATCGGCTATTTCTCGGCCGAGTTCGGCGTCCACAACTCGCTGAAGATCTACTCCGGCGGCCTCGGCATCCTCGCCGGCGACCACTGCAAGTCCGCCTCGGACCTGGGCGTGCCCCTCGTCGGCGTCGGCTTCATGTACCCCGAAGGCTACGTCGTCCAGAAGATGTCCTCCGACGGCTGGCAGCAGAACGTGTATGAGTCGGTCAACTGGGACGTCTCCCCGGTCCGCCCCGTGTTCGGCCCCTCGGGCGGGCGCATGCTGCTCGATATTCCCCTTGGCCGCGGGACCATCAAGGTCGCCGTGTGGAAGGTGCAGGTCGGCCGCGTGCCCCTGTTCCTGATGGACACCAACGTCGACGGCAACTCGCCGCTCGACCGCGAGATCTCCGGCCGCCTGTACGGCGGCGACCGGACGATGCGCCTGCGCCAGGAGATCATCCTGGGCATCGGCGGCGTGCGCGTGCTGCGCGCGCTCGGCGTGCACCCGGCGGTGTTCCACGCCAACGAGGGCCATTCCTCTTTCTTGTTCCTCGAGCTCGCCCGGGAGAAGGTCGCCGGCGGGACCTCCCTCGACGAGGCCCTGCGCCAGGTCGGCGAGAACGCCGTGTTCACGACGCACACCCCCGTCGAGGCCGGCCACGACGTGTTCGCCGAGGAGATGATCGCGGAGTACTTCTCGTCGTATTGGCCCCAGCTCGGCGTGGACCGCGAGCGCTTCATGGACTTCGCGCGCGTCCCCGGCCACACCGGCTGGAACATGACCGCGCTGTCGCTGAAGATCGCGGGACGGCGCAACGCCGTCAGCCGCCGCCACGGACAGGTCTCCCGCGAGATGTGGAAGATCCTGTGGCCCTCCCTGCCGGAGAACGAGGTCCCGATCGCGCACGTCACCAACGGCGTGCACCTGCCGACCTGGGTCAACCAGGAGCTCGGCGAGCTCTACGACCGCTACCTCGGAGCCGACTGGCGCGTGCGCCAGGACGACCAGGCGGTCTGGTCCAAGGTCGCGTCGATCCCCGACGAGGTGCTCTGGCTCCAGCACAACCGCAACAAGAGCGCTCTGCTGCAGTTGGCCCGCGCGAGGGCGCGAGCCCGCTGGATGAAGGAGAAGCACGACCCGGCCCAGGTGCTGGCCAGCGGCGCGCTGCTCGACCATCCCGCGCTCGTCATCGGCTTCGCCCGGCGCTTCGCGAGCTATAAGCGCGCGACCTTGATCCTGAGCGACCTGCCGCGCCTCAAGAAGATGCTGTTCGACCCGTGGCGTCCCGTCCAGCTCGTGTTCGCCGGCAAGGCTCACCCGGCCGACGACGGCGGCAAGGCGCTGATCCAGCAGGTCTATCAACTGGCCAAGAACCCCGAGTTCGGCGGCCGCATCGCCTTCATCGAGGACTACGACATGCACGTCGCCCGCTACCTGGTCCAGGGCGTCGACATGTGGCTCAACAACCCGCTGGCGCCCCTCGAGGCCTGCGGCACCTCCGGAGAGAAGGCCGGGGCCAACGGCGTGCCCAACTTCTCGGTGCTCGACGGCTGGTGGGAAGAGGGCTTCAACAACGGCAACGGCTGGCCCATCGGCCAGGCCGGCGGCCGCGGCGCCGGGCCCGAGGCCGACAAGGCCGACGCCGAGGACATCTACCGCACGCTCGAGGAGAAGATCGTGCCCCTGTACTATGACCGCGACGAGCACGGCATCCCCCGCGGCTGGGTCAAGGTCATGAAGGAGTCCATCCGCTCGGTCGCCTCCGAGTACGGGGCCGACCGCATGGTCAAGGATTACTGCAACATGCTGTACGCCCCGAAGCGGGAGGCCGTCGGCTCTCATTGA
- a CDS encoding D-glycerate dehydrogenase, which translates to MAKPKVLVTRRVPRECLDLLRKHFDVEHYDHGTAIPRGRLLKSVRDKDGLLCLLTDRIDAELLAAGPKLRAVSTFSVGYDHIDVPACKARGVAVTNTPGVLTESTADFTWALLMAAARRVVEGDACVRGGRFKGWDPLMLLGTDVFGKTLGVIGFGRIGQAVAKRAGGFSMRVLYYDTRRAAPEAEKALGAKFVPIKELLRESDFVSVHTVLDESTRHLLDDKAFRLMKRSAYLINAARGPIVDEDALVRALKSGRIRGAGLDVYEREPKTAPGLASCRNAVLAPHLASATLETRKKMGVMAASGLVDALVCKARSPYAVD; encoded by the coding sequence ATGGCCAAACCCAAAGTCCTCGTCACGCGCCGCGTCCCCCGCGAGTGCCTCGACCTCCTGAGGAAGCATTTCGACGTCGAGCACTACGACCATGGGACGGCGATCCCGCGCGGGCGCCTGCTCAAGAGCGTGAGGGACAAGGACGGCCTGCTGTGCCTGCTCACCGACCGGATCGACGCGGAGCTGCTCGCGGCCGGGCCGAAGCTGAGGGCGGTGTCGACGTTCTCCGTCGGCTACGACCACATCGACGTGCCCGCCTGCAAGGCCCGCGGCGTCGCCGTGACCAACACTCCCGGCGTGCTGACCGAGTCCACGGCGGACTTCACCTGGGCGCTCCTGATGGCCGCGGCGCGCCGCGTCGTCGAGGGCGACGCCTGCGTGCGCGGCGGCCGGTTCAAGGGCTGGGACCCGCTGATGCTCCTCGGTACCGACGTGTTCGGCAAGACCTTGGGCGTGATCGGCTTCGGGCGCATCGGGCAGGCCGTGGCCAAGCGGGCGGGGGGCTTCTCCATGCGCGTGCTCTACTACGACACGCGCCGCGCCGCGCCGGAGGCGGAGAAGGCGCTCGGCGCGAAGTTCGTCCCGATCAAGGAGCTGCTGCGCGAGTCCGATTTCGTCTCGGTCCACACCGTCCTCGACGAGAGCACGCGGCATCTCCTCGACGATAAGGCGTTCCGCCTGATGAAGAGGTCCGCGTACCTCATCAACGCGGCCCGCGGCCCGATCGTCGACGAGGATGCGCTGGTGCGCGCGCTGAAGTCGGGCCGGATCCGCGGCGCGGGGCTCGACGTGTACGAACGGGAGCCGAAGACGGCGCCCGGCCTCGCGTCCTGCCGGAACGCGGTGCTGGCGCCGCACCTGGCCTCGGCGACGCTCGAGACCCGCAAGAAGATGGGCGTGATGGCCGCGTCGGGCCTCGTCGACGCCCTTGTCTGCAAGGCCCGCTCGCCGTACGCCGTCGATTAG
- the dusB gene encoding tRNA dihydrouridine synthase DusB: MSLRIGGLELASNIIQSPLAACSDLPFRLIAREKGLGFCYLEMVSAQSLTRENAKTRRMLDTTPEDKPLGAQLLGCDPGMMAEAASILEEMGFDLIDMNLGCPVKKVVGNGEGSALLTNPAGAEKVFRAVRGAVKIPVTMKTRKGFKDPSGDEAVELAKRAEGAGLCAVTVHGRTQAQGYAGKSDWEAIGKVKRAVKIPVIGNGDVLTPEDARRLLEVSGCDGIMIGRGGIGNPWIYRNLDDVMNGRRESAYVPGVPERKETLLKHFALQRRLLGDRQAALNMRRITVWYSQGLPHNKVMRVGVCSTMDCDEIARLISEFFDRLPADAPPPTVPLLLAE, from the coding sequence ATGTCCTTGCGGATAGGCGGCCTCGAGCTCGCCTCGAATATCATCCAATCCCCCCTCGCCGCCTGCTCCGACCTCCCGTTCCGGCTGATCGCGCGCGAGAAGGGGCTGGGCTTCTGCTACCTGGAGATGGTCTCGGCCCAGTCGCTGACGCGCGAGAACGCCAAGACGCGGCGCATGCTCGACACCACGCCCGAGGACAAGCCGCTCGGCGCGCAGCTTCTCGGCTGCGATCCGGGGATGATGGCCGAAGCCGCGTCGATACTCGAGGAGATGGGCTTCGACCTCATCGACATGAACCTCGGCTGCCCGGTCAAGAAGGTCGTCGGCAACGGCGAGGGCTCCGCGCTGCTGACGAACCCGGCCGGCGCCGAAAAGGTGTTCCGCGCCGTGCGCGGCGCGGTCAAGATCCCGGTCACGATGAAGACCCGCAAGGGCTTCAAGGACCCCTCCGGCGACGAGGCCGTCGAGCTCGCCAAGCGCGCCGAGGGCGCCGGCCTCTGCGCCGTCACCGTCCACGGCCGCACCCAGGCCCAGGGCTACGCCGGCAAGTCGGACTGGGAGGCCATCGGCAAGGTCAAGCGCGCCGTGAAGATCCCCGTCATCGGCAACGGCGACGTGCTGACGCCCGAGGACGCCCGGCGCCTGCTGGAGGTCTCCGGCTGCGACGGCATCATGATCGGCCGCGGCGGCATCGGCAACCCCTGGATCTACCGCAACCTCGACGACGTGATGAACGGCCGCCGGGAGTCGGCCTACGTGCCGGGCGTGCCGGAAAGGAAGGAGACCTTGCTCAAGCATTTCGCGCTCCAGCGTCGGCTCCTCGGCGACCGGCAGGCCGCGCTGAACATGCGCCGCATCACGGTCTGGTATTCGCAGGGCCTGCCGCACAACAAGGTCATGCGCGTCGGCGTCTGCTCGACGATGGACTGCGACGAGATCGCCCGCCTGATCTCGGAGTTCTTCGACCGGCTCCCGGCGGACGCTCCGCCCCCGACGGTGCCGCTGCTTCTCGCCGAGTAG
- a CDS encoding glycosyltransferase, whose amino-acid sequence MKFSVIVAAYNEGPQIGSSLKRLRQISHTSPMEVIVVDGGSDDGTVAAAREWADEVLELDKPNRGAQWHAGAEKATGDLLFFLRADAQPPGSWQQALEHFWLATPTGGLAATAFSVSYGAGMGLSLLSMWSNARVRSGLASSDHGLCTTPEIYKAVGGFPAFPVLEDLEFSRRLAARGRIALLPERLRPAARHVHSIGPLAYIARRVWLETRYKMGDTPEELFAAAPNL is encoded by the coding sequence ATGAAGTTCTCCGTCATCGTCGCGGCCTACAACGAGGGCCCGCAGATCGGCTCCTCGCTCAAGCGCCTGCGCCAGATCTCCCACACCAGCCCGATGGAGGTCATCGTCGTCGACGGCGGCTCCGACGACGGCACGGTGGCCGCCGCGCGCGAGTGGGCCGACGAGGTCCTCGAGCTCGACAAGCCGAACCGCGGCGCGCAGTGGCACGCGGGCGCGGAGAAGGCGACGGGCGACCTGCTCTTCTTCCTGCGCGCCGACGCCCAGCCGCCGGGGAGTTGGCAGCAGGCGCTCGAGCATTTCTGGCTGGCCACTCCGACGGGCGGCCTGGCCGCCACGGCGTTCTCCGTCTCCTACGGGGCGGGGATGGGCCTCTCCCTCCTGTCGATGTGGTCCAACGCGCGCGTGCGCTCGGGCCTGGCCTCCTCCGACCACGGCCTGTGCACGACGCCGGAGATCTATAAGGCCGTCGGCGGCTTCCCCGCGTTCCCGGTCCTCGAGGACCTGGAGTTCTCCCGGCGCCTGGCCGCGCGCGGCCGCATCGCGCTGCTGCCCGAGCGCCTGCGCCCCGCCGCCCGCCACGTCCACTCGATCGGGCCGCTCGCCTACATCGCCCGCCGGGTCTGGCTCGAGACGCGCTACAAGATGGGCGACACCCCCGAGGAGCTCTTCGCCGCCGCGCCGAACCTCTAG
- a CDS encoding DUF1015 domain-containing protein → MADVRPFRGVRYSAPSLDSALCPPYDVIGPELAAALRRRTANAVHLELPQGEPPAKYGRAAALWRRWTVDGTLSRDPKAAFYAIEERYALNGRKYTRRGILAALGATPKAAKAIIPHERTLAKPKVDRLKMLDAVGVNISPIFGVFADPSGAARRSIRAGMKGRPDAAGRSHAGVDYKLWVVDEPKIVSAIRKALAPRPILIADGHHRYSVSRDHHARTRGPGTDAVLTYLVPDEDAGLVVLPTHRIAKKSLLERAAALSSLKRARNLKELEKLVAASRNPYAFGLVEDGFHFGEPKPYGCRSGLAVEWLGSRLLAGVKPDEMSYTPDAALAAKKAKAIGGAAVLVKPFSVAQVRRAAKAVGLLPQKSTYFFPKIATGLAFRPLDAE, encoded by the coding sequence ATGGCTGATGTCCGACCTTTTCGAGGAGTTCGTTATTCCGCCCCTTCGCTGGACTCCGCGCTGTGTCCTCCGTACGATGTGATAGGACCGGAGCTTGCCGCCGCTTTGCGGCGGCGTACGGCGAATGCCGTACATCTGGAATTGCCGCAGGGTGAGCCGCCCGCGAAGTACGGCCGGGCGGCGGCTCTTTGGCGCCGGTGGACCGTGGATGGGACCCTCTCCAGGGACCCGAAGGCCGCGTTCTACGCCATCGAAGAGCGCTACGCGCTCAACGGCCGGAAATATACGCGGCGAGGGATCCTTGCCGCCCTTGGCGCGACCCCGAAAGCCGCGAAGGCGATCATCCCGCACGAGCGCACCTTGGCCAAACCGAAGGTCGATCGTCTTAAGATGCTCGACGCCGTCGGCGTCAACATCTCCCCGATCTTCGGCGTCTTCGCCGATCCCTCCGGCGCCGCGCGCCGGTCGATCCGCGCCGGCATGAAGGGCCGCCCCGACGCGGCGGGCCGCTCGCACGCGGGCGTCGACTACAAGCTGTGGGTCGTCGACGAGCCGAAGATCGTTTCCGCGATCCGCAAGGCGCTGGCGCCGCGCCCCATCCTCATCGCCGACGGCCATCATCGCTACTCCGTGAGCCGCGACCACCACGCGAGGACGAGGGGCCCGGGCACCGACGCGGTGCTGACCTACCTGGTGCCCGACGAGGACGCGGGGCTGGTCGTCCTGCCCACCCACCGGATCGCCAAGAAGAGCCTGCTCGAGCGCGCCGCCGCCCTCTCTTCCCTTAAAAGAGCCCGGAACTTGAAGGAGCTCGAGAAGCTCGTCGCCGCGTCCCGGAACCCGTACGCGTTCGGCCTCGTCGAGGACGGCTTCCATTTCGGCGAGCCGAAGCCGTACGGCTGCCGCAGCGGACTCGCGGTCGAGTGGCTCGGCTCCCGGCTCCTCGCGGGCGTCAAGCCCGACGAGATGAGCTACACCCCCGACGCCGCGCTCGCCGCCAAGAAGGCGAAGGCGATCGGCGGCGCCGCGGTGCTCGTCAAGCCGTTCTCCGTGGCGCAGGTGCGGCGCGCCGCCAAGGCCGTCGGCCTCCTGCCCCAGAAATCCACCTACTTCTTCCCGAAGATCGCGACCGGCCTCGCCTTCCGTCCGCTGGACGCCGAATGA
- the yqeK gene encoding bis(5'-nucleosyl)-tetraphosphatase (symmetrical) YqeK, with translation MRVLVYGGSFDPPHLGHAALLLAAAKKINPDRIVVVPAFKAPLKDAPQASSKDRLVMARLGILDPLPLKYRRVCRIDAREARARRQVFTVETLGALKDAELHFLCGQDSAASFPRWKNPSRLKSLATWWYGARPGAEDRPPAHFRQVPGRFPSISSSEIRSRLALDQDCSQDLLPAVRSYIEKRNLYGKRMATRLRTTLSPSRYAHTLNVASLAEALARRWGADPVKARSAGLLHDAGRRYPPHELARYARQRRLAVPERAIILDLAPMLLHAYVSADLARREFGVTDPETLNAIRRHTLGDRRLGLLDKILYVADACAIDRTHATSAATRSLAFDDLDAALKRCIAEKIAHAVSREAWLHPLTVDLWNSLALP, from the coding sequence ATGAGAGTCCTCGTCTACGGCGGCAGCTTCGATCCTCCGCATCTCGGCCATGCCGCGCTCCTTCTCGCCGCCGCGAAAAAAATAAATCCGGATCGGATCGTCGTCGTTCCCGCCTTCAAGGCTCCTTTGAAGGACGCGCCGCAGGCAAGCTCCAAAGACCGTCTCGTCATGGCCCGTCTGGGCATCCTCGATCCGCTGCCGTTGAAATATCGCCGCGTCTGCCGTATCGACGCGCGCGAAGCGCGCGCGCGCCGTCAGGTCTTCACCGTCGAGACGCTCGGCGCGCTCAAAGACGCCGAGCTCCATTTCCTCTGCGGCCAGGACTCCGCCGCTTCTTTCCCTAGGTGGAAAAACCCCTCCCGCCTGAAGTCGTTGGCGACGTGGTGGTACGGCGCCCGACCCGGCGCCGAGGACCGTCCTCCCGCGCACTTCCGTCAGGTCCCTGGAAGGTTCCCCTCCATTTCTTCGTCGGAGATCCGCTCCCGTCTGGCCCTCGACCAGGACTGCTCGCAGGATCTCCTCCCCGCCGTCCGATCGTACATCGAGAAACGGAATTTGTACGGCAAAAGGATGGCGACTCGACTCAGAACGACCCTGTCCCCCAGCCGTTACGCCCACACCCTCAACGTCGCCTCCTTGGCCGAAGCCCTGGCCCGGCGCTGGGGAGCCGACCCCGTCAAAGCTCGATCGGCCGGACTCCTCCACGACGCCGGACGGAGATATCCCCCGCACGAATTGGCGCGCTACGCGCGCCAACGGCGTCTGGCGGTCCCTGAACGGGCCATCATCCTTGACCTGGCACCGATGCTATTGCACGCTTACGTTTCGGCCGACTTGGCGCGGCGCGAATTCGGCGTGACCGACCCCGAGACCCTGAACGCCATTCGCCGCCACACCCTCGGCGACCGCCGCCTGGGCCTTCTCGACAAGATCCTCTACGTCGCCGACGCCTGTGCGATCGACCGCACCCACGCGACCTCGGCCGCGACCCGGTCCCTCGCCTTCGACGACCTCGACGCGGCCCTCAAGCGCTGCATCGCGGAGAAGATCGCCCACGCCGTCTCGCGCGAAGCCTGGCTCCACCCGCTCACCGTCGACCTATGGAACTCCCTCGCGCTGCCCTGA
- a CDS encoding LytR C-terminal domain-containing protein, with the protein MELPRAALNAQRALALVLLAAVLGVAAVESRSPFAARLRADAPWPFWLAVREPGRTSPPALHLGVFHPVRGVLVLIHVPEATRLQGKLTAARAYLDALRATGDAAAAARAVEDLAQIRFSELSLEPVRWDGAGRLSLELAPGDEEEEPAVAAARALKARGRSPRALWPLARRALDGLLKGDKAAADALLLTLELRRVPLERLQPASLPDDAAAPGFLARAFASRLEPRDEEKTVVVEVLNGTDVPGLAAQAAKVLRLSEMDAMVMGQTPRPRSRTVVYDRIGDFERAARVRAALGCPTAIAATRIDPLRGVDASVELGGDCSY; encoded by the coding sequence ATGGAACTCCCTCGCGCTGCCCTGAACGCCCAGAGAGCCCTCGCCCTCGTCCTGCTCGCCGCCGTCCTCGGCGTCGCGGCGGTCGAGAGCCGCTCGCCCTTCGCCGCGCGGCTCCGGGCCGACGCCCCCTGGCCGTTCTGGCTCGCCGTCCGCGAGCCGGGGCGGACCTCCCCGCCGGCCCTGCATCTCGGGGTCTTCCACCCCGTCCGCGGCGTGCTCGTGCTGATCCACGTGCCGGAAGCGACCCGGCTGCAGGGCAAGCTCACCGCCGCCCGCGCCTACCTGGACGCGCTGCGCGCCACCGGCGACGCGGCGGCGGCGGCGCGCGCCGTCGAGGACCTGGCGCAGATCCGGTTCTCCGAGCTGTCGCTCGAGCCCGTCCGGTGGGACGGGGCCGGCCGCCTGAGCCTGGAGCTCGCGCCCGGCGACGAGGAGGAGGAGCCCGCCGTCGCCGCCGCCCGCGCCCTCAAGGCCCGCGGGCGCTCGCCGCGCGCCCTGTGGCCGCTGGCGCGCCGGGCCCTGGACGGCCTCCTGAAGGGGGACAAGGCCGCGGCCGACGCCCTTCTCCTGACCCTCGAGCTTCGCCGCGTCCCGCTCGAGAGGCTGCAGCCCGCCTCGCTCCCGGACGACGCCGCCGCCCCCGGCTTCCTGGCCCGCGCCTTCGCCTCCCGGCTCGAGCCGCGCGACGAGGAGAAGACGGTCGTCGTCGAGGTGCTCAACGGCACCGACGTGCCGGGCCTGGCGGCTCAGGCGGCTAAAGTTCTAAGATTAAGCGAGATGGACGCGATGGTCATGGGACAGACCCCGCGTCCGCGTTCTCGGACGGTCGTCTATGACCGGATCGGCGATTTTGAGCGCGCCGCGCGGGTTCGCGCGGCGCTCGGCTGTCCGACGGCGATCGCGGCGACCCGCATCGACCCGCTGCGCGGGGTCGATGCCAGCGTCGAGCTCGGCGGAGACTGCAGTTACTAG
- a CDS encoding type IV pilus twitching motility protein PilT produces MELVEVLKTAVQMGSSDIHLVIGKPPLMRVNGEMAEIPGFTKITADESKRLIYSILYEEQRAKFEETWELDCSFAVTGLSRFRVNVFLQKNGVEAVMRVISSKIPTAEQLRLPKSITDLADLPRGLVLVTGPTGSGKSTTLAVIMEMINNKYSDNILTVEDPIEFVYESKKSVFRQREIGQNTKSFGAALKSALRQDPDVILIGELRDLETMQLAITAAETGHLCFGTLHTQDAPSTIDRIIDVFPPHQQAQIRVQLAVVLAAVVCQQLVAKKDGEGRVAAREIMIMTPAISNMIREGKTHMIYGALDTGAKHGMIPMDKSLAELVRTGLVAPDEALQRANNQDTFKQLAGITGRSGASLM; encoded by the coding sequence ATGGAACTCGTCGAAGTGCTGAAAACCGCCGTGCAGATGGGCTCCAGCGACATCCACCTCGTCATCGGCAAGCCGCCGCTGATGCGCGTCAACGGCGAGATGGCCGAGATCCCGGGCTTCACGAAGATCACCGCCGACGAGTCCAAGCGCCTCATTTACTCTATTTTGTACGAGGAGCAGCGCGCCAAGTTCGAGGAGACCTGGGAGCTCGACTGCTCCTTCGCGGTGACCGGGCTCTCCCGCTTCCGCGTCAACGTGTTCCTGCAGAAGAACGGCGTCGAGGCCGTCATGCGCGTCATCAGCTCCAAGATCCCGACCGCCGAGCAGCTGCGCCTGCCCAAGTCCATCACCGACCTCGCCGACCTCCCGCGCGGCCTCGTGCTCGTCACCGGCCCCACGGGCTCGGGGAAGTCGACGACGCTGGCCGTGATCATGGAGATGATCAACAACAAGTACTCCGACAACATCCTGACGGTGGAAGACCCCATCGAGTTCGTCTATGAGTCGAAAAAGTCGGTGTTCCGCCAGCGCGAGATCGGCCAGAACACGAAGTCCTTCGGCGCCGCGCTGAAGTCGGCCCTGCGCCAGGACCCCGACGTCATCCTCATCGGCGAGCTCCGCGACCTCGAGACGATGCAGCTCGCGATCACCGCCGCCGAGACGGGCCACCTGTGCTTCGGCACGCTCCACACGCAGGACGCCCCGTCGACGATCGACCGCATCATCGACGTGTTCCCGCCGCACCAGCAGGCCCAGATCCGCGTCCAGCTCGCCGTCGTGCTCGCGGCCGTCGTCTGCCAGCAGCTGGTGGCGAAGAAGGACGGCGAGGGCCGCGTCGCCGCGCGCGAGATCATGATCATGACGCCCGCGATCTCCAACATGATCCGCGAGGGCAAGACGCACATGATCTACGGCGCGCTCGACACCGGGGCCAAGCACGGCATGATCCCGATGGACAAGTCTCTCGCCGAGCTGGTGCGCACCGGCCTCGTCGCCCCCGACGAGGCCCTCCAGCGCGCCAACAACCAGGACACGTTCAAGCAGCTCGCCGGCATCACGGGCCGCTCCGGCGCGTCGCTGATGTAA
- a CDS encoding cyclic nucleotide-binding domain-containing protein, translating into MAETDRVALLRSLELFDQYPEERLRALSAYLEPLSFPDGGEVFAEGTIGDGLYFVLSGRVRVTKRLSGGGQKDLASLGTGDCFGEMALLDAVARSAGAYSVGEAKLLRLKRDDLKAWLSANPQDAMGFFAELVQVQSRRLRRTSAELALMYDLSILLIEPAASAVELLERALGRVLPHLDGDWSACAHAYNPYNEEMDPAGAAGAEAFGPEAAALPSKTAPDQAWTDERTLVLVLRSPEKLLATLRLRAAAAPDEGRRAETARTMTAVARLLASALENIDFRADEALRRRLQSRSNAQSF; encoded by the coding sequence ATGGCGGAAACCGACCGCGTCGCCCTGCTCCGTTCCCTGGAGCTCTTCGATCAGTATCCCGAGGAGCGCCTGCGCGCGCTGTCCGCCTACCTGGAGCCGCTCTCGTTCCCCGACGGCGGGGAGGTCTTCGCCGAGGGCACGATCGGCGACGGCCTCTATTTCGTCCTCTCCGGCCGGGTGCGCGTGACCAAGCGGCTGTCCGGCGGCGGCCAGAAGGACCTGGCCTCGCTCGGGACGGGCGACTGCTTCGGCGAGATGGCCCTGCTCGACGCGGTCGCGCGGTCGGCCGGCGCATACTCAGTCGGAGAGGCGAAGCTGCTGCGCCTCAAGCGCGACGACCTGAAGGCCTGGCTGTCCGCCAACCCGCAGGACGCGATGGGCTTCTTCGCCGAGCTCGTGCAGGTGCAGTCGCGCCGCCTGCGCCGCACCTCCGCGGAGCTCGCGCTGATGTACGACCTGTCGATCCTGCTCATCGAGCCCGCCGCGAGCGCCGTCGAACTGCTCGAGCGCGCCCTGGGCCGCGTCCTGCCCCACCTCGACGGCGACTGGTCGGCCTGCGCCCACGCCTACAACCCCTACAACGAGGAGATGGACCCGGCGGGCGCCGCCGGCGCCGAGGCCTTCGGCCCCGAGGCGGCGGCTTTGCCCTCCAAGACCGCGCCGGACCAGGCCTGGACCGACGAGCGCACCCTCGTCCTCGTGCTCCGCTCGCCGGAGAAGCTCCTGGCGACCCTGCGCCTGCGCGCCGCCGCCGCCCCGGACGAGGGGCGCCGCGCCGAGACCGCCCGAACCATGACCGCCGTCGCGCGCCTGCTCGCCTCGGCGCTCGAGAACATCGATTTCCGCGCCGACGAGGCGCTACGCCGCCGTCTTCAATCGAGGTCCAATGCCCAAAGCTTTTAA
- the rsfS gene encoding ribosome silencing factor, translated as MPKAFKTVTISAARAMNENKAANIVVLDVRKTSPLSDYMIIATALSRPHLESLEDKLAEELEKAGLRVHHRNRPQSDLWRVLDFGGLIVHLMVEEARELYALERLHDGAKELAWRN; from the coding sequence ATGCCCAAAGCTTTTAAGACGGTCACCATCTCGGCCGCGCGCGCGATGAACGAGAACAAGGCCGCGAACATCGTCGTCCTCGACGTCCGCAAGACGAGCCCGCTGTCCGACTACATGATCATCGCGACCGCGCTGTCCCGGCCGCACCTCGAGTCCCTGGAGGACAAGCTCGCCGAGGAGCTCGAGAAGGCCGGCCTGCGCGTCCACCACCGCAACCGCCCGCAGAGCGACCTGTGGCGCGTGCTCGATTTCGGCGGGCTCATCGTTCACCTGATGGTCGAGGAGGCGCGGGAGCTGTACGCGCTCGAGCGGCTGCACGACGGCGCCAAGGAGCTGGCATGGCGGAACTGA